A single region of the Plasmodium chabaudi chabaudi strain AS genome assembly, chromosome: 3 genome encodes:
- a CDS encoding CIR protein has product MFKEVCEHIHKIDTLIKLEVTDVSYVEYDDMLKSYCPLKKNYNTIECFGYDEIVSAAFIFFLENFNSSNDEEKFEGDKLAEYAILWLSYKLNQNPQKGITTVYDLYTKHIEKNTNYNQKIIDDSDDKISKKHINKKLELMSMEINVISKFYEALQILCNMYDEDKEKNPDCTKCSQYAEEFVKSFKKLNEDPNVAKDSPYYQVWLTLSNDYDNLKKKCGNCQSINLPTLPSIKLKKISPPNSVESYGKTPIDNSVHISDVTTSNSSIASKLIPILLIFSIPIFLGIAYKYSLFGFDKRVQRQNFREKLKKIKKKLNHYI; this is encoded by the exons atgTTTAAGGAAGtg TGTGAACACATTCACAAGATCGATACTTTAATTAAATTGGAAGTGACTGATGTATCATATGTTGAATATGATGACATGCTCAAATCTTATTGCCCCTTAAAGAAGAATTATAATACAATAGAGTGCTTTGGTTATGATGAAATAGTTAGTGCtgcttttatattttttttagaaaattttaatagcAGTAATGATGAGGAAAAATTCGAGGGGGATAAACTTGCTGAATATGCTATTTTATGGTTAAGTTATAAACTAAATCAAAACCCACAAAAAGGAATAACAACAGTATACGATTTGTATACTAAacatatagaaaaaaatacgaaTTATAATCAGAAAATAATTGATGATAGTGATGATAAGATTagtaaaaaacatataaataaaaaactagAATTGATGAGTATGGAAATTAATGTTATAtctaaattttatgaagcattacaaattttatgtaatatGTATGATGaggataaagaaaaaaatccaGATTGCACAAAATGTTCGCAATATGCTGAAGAATTCGTTAAAAGTTTCAAAAAACTTAATGAAGATCCTAATGTTGCTAAAGATAGTCCATATTATCAAGTATGGCTTACTTTATCAAATgattatgataatttaaaaaagaaatgtgGCAATTGCCAATCTATCAATTTACCAACTCTTCCATCGATAAAActcaaaaaaatttctCCACCAAATTCCGTAGAAAGTTATGGAAAAACTCCTATAGATAATTCTGTACACATTTCTGACGTTACAACATCAAATTCGTCGATAGCAAGCAAATTAATTCCAATTTTATTGATATTTTCAATACCAATTTTCTTGGGAATTGCTTATAAg tattcattatttggatTTGATAAACGAGTTCAAAGACAAAATTTTAGAgaaaaactaaaaaaaataaagaagaaactgaatcattatatatga
- a CDS encoding CIR protein has product MSEELCGAIKFVDENVVFDKNTQNYTFKDEIFKAFCSLSGKDGKGKCDTNREFLNSGIMGLLEYVKSIDEEELDGDKLAQYAILWFNYKISQDQNIEIIRGTMYEILKQNDWFGEHSESIEKIKDMMGIHSEYLKRLYRLLKGICETINTCNGSSDTNKCIESAKKCVDSYHSCIIQFPWKEICNPYCRVLSNLKKDYDKFREANNNKDQLPTFTIPEGAKSCEETCAKKWQEPEAKEPAIDVSEIGTPPGISLPGLPVTPTSINNGNKLPYIAVPLILIPIILGISYKYLTPVWRKKSKRKAMKKIINLSDQKRA; this is encoded by the exons ATGTCTGAGGAATtg TGTGGAGCAATTAAATTTGTTGATGAAAATGTTGTCTTCGATAAAAATACTCAAAACTATACGTTTAAAGATGAGATATTCAAAGCTTTTTGTTCTCTCAGTGGAAAGGATGGAAAAGGAAAATGTGATACTAATAGGGAATTTCTCAACTCTGGTATTATGGGATTGCTAGAATATGTTAAGAGTATTGATGAGGAAGAGTTAGATGGTGATAAACTTGCTCAATACGCTATTTTATggtttaattataaaattagcCAAGATCAGAATATAGAGATTATAAGAGGTACTATGTATGAAATActtaaacaaaatgattGGTTTGGAGAACATAGTGAATccatagaaaaaataaaagatatgaTGGGAATTCATTCTGAATATTTGAAGAGACTTTATAGATTACTTAAAGGAATATGTGAAACAATTAATACATGTAATGGCTCTTCAGACACCAATAAATGCATAGAAAGTGCTAAAAAATGTGTTGATTCGTATCATTCATGTATTATTCAATTTCCCTGGAAAGAGATTTGTAATCCATATTGTCGTGTGTTgtcaaatttaaaaaaagattatgataaatttaGAGAAgctaacaataataaagatcAACTTCCAACTTTTACAATACCCGAAGGAGCAAAGAGCTGTGAAGAAACATGTGCAAAAAAATGGCAAGAACCAGAGGCTAAGGAACCGGCAATTGATGTTTCAGAAATAGGTACACCCCCCGGAATTAGTTTACCAGGCCTACCAGTAACCCCCACAAGTATAAACAATGGAAATAAACTACCCTACATCGCAGTcccattaattttaataccCATTATTTTAGGAATTTCATATAAG tATTTAACACCCGTATGGCGAAAAAAGTCGAAAAGAAAAGCCATGAAAAagattataaatttgagTGATCAAAAGAGAGCCTAA
- a CDS encoding CIR protein: MSKGVCEQINFVDENIVFDQKNKKYTYKDKIFETYCSPSRNGEKGQCDNDGELLSSAFIALLKNFENVDENKLESDKLAQYAILWFSSKIKENTKAGHGINDIYNTFIKNNSWFSEHSKSIEKKKDMMNFHSIYLTNLYKFLKGICETINICNDPSKTSECIKSANKCADSYRTCMNSFPWGELCSPYCSVLSNLKKDYENFREANINKKDLPELKPPEGRENCENYCKSLTQILNGKESAIGGTKQVTTHKIGLLGQLRILTGINNGNKLPYIAIPFILIPIILGISYKYITYRQRKKLNSKKKYANDYKFV; encoded by the exons ATGTCTAAGGGAGtg TGTgaacaaattaattttgtcGATGAGAATATTGTCTTcgatcaaaaaaataaaaagtatacGTATAAGGATAAGATCTTCGAAACTTATTGTTCTCCCAGTAGAAATGGAGAAAAAGGACAATGTGATAATGATGGTGAATTGCTCAGCTCTGCTTTTATAGCATTgctaaaaaattttgagaATGTTGATGAGAACAAATTAGAAAGTGATAAACTTGCTCAATACGCTATTTTATGGTTTAGTTCTAAAATTAAGGAAAATACGAAGGCAGGACATGgaataaatgatatttaCAACAcctttataaaaaataatagttgGTTTAGTGAACATAGTAAATccatagaaaaaaaaaaagatatgaTGAATTTTCATTCTATATACTTGACCAATCTTTATAAATTCCTTAAAGGAATATGTGAaacaattaatatatgtaatgaCCCTTCAAAGACCAGTGAATGCATAAAATCTGCTAACAAATGTGCTGATTCGTATCGTACATGTATGAATAGTTTTCCCTGGGGAGAGCTTTGTAGTCCATATTGTAGTGTATTgtcaaatttaaaaaaagattatgaaaattttcgAGAAgctaatattaataaaaaggatCTTCCAGAATTGAAGCCGCCAGAAGGAAGAGAAAATTGTGAGAATTATTGCAAATCTTTAACACAAATATTGAATGGTAAGGAATCGGCAATTGGAGGAACAAAACAAGTTACGACCCACAAAATTGGTTTACTAGGTCAACTAAGAATCCTCACAGgtataaataatggaaataagCTACCCTATATTGCAattccatttattttaatacccATTATTTTAGGAATTTCATATAAG tATATAACATATAGACAGCGAAAAAAGCtgaattcaaaaaaaaaatatgcaaacgattataaatttgtgtaa
- a CDS encoding CIR protein, whose protein sequence is MSKELCKAINEADEKIVLDLESKDYMFKDKILEAFCPAKKNGGKRECDSNGLKVASAFIALLKYFKSIDDYEDNLKNDKLAEYAILWLNYKIRQNKKIEAGINDIYDMITTNEWFTEHRQDTDKKKDMMKFFYTYLNNLYALLKGICDTINKCSESSSTNECIKSAERCVSLYQYCVNNCPWKRNYNLYCSVLSHLKSDYDKFRENHNNLPEMKLPNGIESCDSLCEKKKQESESKKQTSEQPEQVTTSEDSLPVRSQIKLADSREEPQSSISVQMDKSNSITPQSVIPTSINNGNKLPYIAVPFILIPIILVISYKFLAPAWRKRMKKKNMKKIINLCDKKKAKNGVTNVFIEKNQLE, encoded by the exons ATGTCTAAGGAAttg TGTAAAGCAATTAATGAGGCTGACGAGAAAATTGTCTTAGATCTAGAATCTAAAGACTATATGTTTAAGGATAAGATCCTCGAAGCTTTTTGTCCTGCCAAGAAAAATGGAGGAAAGAGAGAATGTGATAGTAATGGACTAAAAGTTGCCTCTGCTTTCATAGCATTgctaaaatattttaagagTATTGATGATTACGaggataatttaaaaaatgataaactTGCTGAATACGCTATTTTGTggttaaattataaaatcagGCAAAATAAGAAGATAGAAGCTGgaataaatgatatttatGACATGATTACAACAAATGAGTGGTTTACTGAACACCGTCAGGACacagataaaaaaaaagatatgatgaaatttttttatacatatttgaaCAATCTTTATGCGTTACTTAAAGGAATATGTGAtacaattaataaatgtagTGAGTCTTCAAGCACCAATGAATGCATAAAATCTGCTGAAAGATGTGTTAGCTTGTATCAATACTGTGTTAACAATTGCCCTTGGAAAAggaattataatttatattgtaGTGTATTGTCACATTTGAAAAGTGattatgataaatttaGAGAAAATCATAATAATCTCCCAGAAATGAAGCTTCCAAATGGAATAGAAAGTTGTGATAGCttatgtgaaaaaaaaaagcaagaATCCGAGTCTAAGAAGCAGACAAGTGAACAACCAGAACAAGTTACAACCTCCGAAGATAGCTTACCAGTTCGATCACAAATCAAATTAGCTGATAGTCGAGAAGAACCACAAAGTAGCATAAGCGTCCAAATGGATAAATCAAATTCTATAACACCTCAATCAGTAATACCCAcaagtataaataatggaaataaacTACCCTACATTGCAgttccatttattttaatacccATTATTTTAGTAATTTCATATAAG tTTTTAGCACCTGCATGGCGAAAAaggatgaaaaaaaaaaacatgaaaaagattataaatttgtgtGACAAAAAGAAAGCCAAAAATGGCGTTACAAATGTATTCATCGAAAAGAACCAATtggaataa
- a CDS encoding CIR protein, translating into METKLCKLFIDVDKLFTKGNINVNKFNNSDSYKKFCPKGGCNTNYDRLGALCGYLLAELPKNYDKQKGGNNNGNLDYEYIYMWLADKFLKVNNDYSFSLNDYYEELIVKPGDNFSWWEKLDDKMLWKDSNIILMARFYYLLMDICNALLENEKSEFDLKRIEGIDKKCHITYHFLKQRVSRCSPYAQLLVDLKKTYDEYKILVNKKIEQGKHGKIKFSDFPSISNYKYSPPELEFESSGCKRVHLFFQKHGTKYKPKSIMGVFKSSSNGKEKHKGPKKEPQKPTNNDTNSSTKNNTQQPAKEETIQSIKKESQPSEPKAPEPKISDISQKSDSQVQILPKISQEIQEVPQNNNHASVDAKDTSKDVESISENHANKPEIVKNRSKRDLSLSETPQIREYNAPLSPPPESTNEKIPVKSENIAVESTNKTIEPTNITGDLSDNLPDTESGSAKRTKRSASQDNSENQKETTKTENTDSSSTQSKDTQESSDSNKELNIKKVIDYSVDFFRTYSSLFNDVVNKIEDHIQEIVVSKINDIIEKIHKYQQIIQKVGSTIGQIQILNDHQNGSEKSPDTQNEVGSTKGNANPGINNIKYSTADTSSEQKNLGTKQRTPNGASADHSIESGSPGVGFNSLGEVENASKQGEANPPATKSYLPPSQSSSPSATPSNAQESSPKRVLQPSITLSPLAHGTTTTIPITEFVSTGEQAETSMSSIEITFPGQNGGSNKKSRRKRSAASGSSTSILPSISESKQETLSSTTVADVKMDEKPSIWCIGSNKKCDIIGIGIIGISIFVFLAFMFKYLSFGSRKKSKKKKITKKVINLVDGRKMEKTFIKSIDREKKSNIIINSGDNKKIAKIIMNYDDTNKPIKMAINPWDEKQKTYITINSDDNIKPIKKAIDPWDEKQMTHITINSEHTKKYTKSVINSSDRKKTKIIANSVNEKISLLNIYKFMKADPMPFINLLFLLIFFVYKRKRNTIE; encoded by the exons ATGGAAACAAAATTG tgcaaattatttattgatGTTGACAAGCTTTTTACCAAGGGAAATATcaatgtaaataaatttaataattctgactcatataaaaaattttgtcCTAAAGGAGGATGTAATACTAATTATGATAGACTTGGCGCCTTATGCGGTTATTTACTTGCAGAATTgccaaaaaattatgataagCAAAAGGGcggtaataataatggcaATCTAGATTATgaatacatttatatgtgGCTAGCTGACAAATTTCTTAAGGTAAATAATGACTATTCCTTCAGTTTAAATGATTATTATGAGGAGCTTATAGTTAAACCTGGAGATAATTTTAGTTGGTGGGAAAAATTGGATGATAAAATGCTTTGGAAGGAtagtaatattattttgatggctcgattttattatttacttaTGGATATATGTAATGCATTGttggaaaatgaaaaatccGAATTTGACCTTAAAAGAATTGAGGGGATTGATAAGAAATGCCATATAACCTATCATTTCCTTAAACAGCGGGTTTCTAGATGTAGTCCATATGCTCAATTATTAgttgatttaaaaaaaacatatgatgaatataaaatctTAGTTAATAAGAAAATTGAACAAGGTAAACAtggtaaaataaaattttcagaTTTTCCTTCAATAtctaattataaatatagtcCGCCAGAATTGGAATTTGAAAGTAGTGGGTGTAAAAGAgtgcatttattttttcagaAACATGgcacaaaatataaaccaAAAAGCATAATGGGGGTATTCAAATCTTCATCAAATGGCaaagaaaaacataaaGGACCTAAAAAGGAACCGCAGAAACCTACTAATAATGATACGAACTCATCtactaaaaataatactcaGCAACCTGCTAAAGAGGAAACAATACAATCtattaaaaaggaaagTCAACCATCAGAACCTAAAGCACCAGAGCCTAAAATATCAGATATTTCACAAAAAAGTGATTCACAAGTTCAAATATTGCCAAAAATTTCACAAGAGATTCAAGAAGTGccacaaaataataaccaTGCTTCAGTAGATGCTAAAGACACATCAAAAGATGTGGAAAGTATATCAGAAAATCATGCAAATAAACCCGAAATCGTAAAAAATAGATCAAAAAGGgatttatcattatcaGAGACTCCTCAAATACGGGAATATAATGCACCGCTATCTCCACCGCCAGAGTCAactaatgaaaaaataccAGTAAAATCTGAGAATATTGCAGTGGAATCTACGAATAAAACAATAGAACCTACGAATATAACAGGAGATTTAAGTGATAACTTACCAGATACTGAGAGTGGGTCAGCAAAAAGAACGAAACGGAGTGCATCACAAGACAATTCAGAGAATCAAAAAGAAACCACTAAAACAGAAAACACAGATTCCTCATCAACACAATCAAAAGATACACAAGAATCGTCGGATTCCaataaagaattaaatattaagaaAGTTATAGATTATTCTGTAGATTTTTTCCGAACATATAGTTCACTATTTAATGATGTcgttaataaaattgaagatCATATACAAGAAATAGTGGTGTCTAAGATTAATGatattattgaaaaaattcacAAATATCaacaaattatacaaaaagtAGGTTCTACAATTGGCCAAATTCAAATCTTAAATGACCACCAAAATGGATCTGAAAAATCACCAGATACCCAGAATGAAGTAGGAAGCACCAAAGGTAATGCAAACCCtggaataaataatataaaatattcaacaGCTGACACAAGTAGTGAGCAAAAAAACCTAGGCACTAAACAAAGAACCCCAAATGGTGCATCAGCAGATCATAGTATTGAATCAGGAAGTCCAGGTGTTGGATTCAATAGTTTAGGGGAAGTGGAAAATGCATCTAAGCAAGGAGAAGCAAATCCGCCAGCAACTAAATCATATTTACCACCATCTCAATCATCATCACCATCAGCTACACCATCAAACGCACAAGAATCATCTCCAAAACGAGTACTACAACCATCCATAACTTTATCACCTTTAGCGCATGGAACAACTACAACAATACCAATAACTGAATTTGTATCAACAGGTGAACAGGCTGAGACATCTATGTCATCAATAGAAATCACATTTCCTGGACAAAATGGTGGTTCAAACAAAAAATCTCGAAGAAAGAGATCAGCCGCTTCTGGAAGTTCAACAAGTATTCTACCAAGTATATCAGAATCGAAACAAGAAACACTATCAAGCACAACTGTAGCTGACGTTAAAATGGACGAAAAACCATCAATATGGTGTATAggatcaaataaaaaatgtgacATAATAGGTATTGGTATTATAGGCATTtcaatatttgtttttttagcatttatgtttaag tatttatcatttggatcgagaaaaaaatcgaagaaaaaaaaaatcacaaaaaaagttataaattTGGTTGATGGAaggaaaatggaaaaaacatttataaaatcaattgatagggaaaaaaaatcgaatataattataaattcaggtgataataaaaaaatagcgaAGATAATTATGAATTATGATGATACGAACAAACCAATAAAAATGGCGATAAATCCATGGgatgaaaaacaaaagacATATATAACTATAAATTCAGATGATAATATCAAGCCAATAAAAAAGGCGATAGATCCATGGGatgaaaaacaaatgaCACATATAACTATAAATTCAGaacatacaaaaaaatatacaaaatcaGTTATAAATTCAAGCGATAGAAAAAAGACGAAAATAATTGCAAATTCAGTTAATGAgaaaatatcattattaaatatatacaaatttatgaAAGCCGATCCTATgccatttattaatttgctttttttgttaattttttttgtctacaaaagaaaaagaaacactatagaatga